The Podarcis raffonei isolate rPodRaf1 chromosome 7, rPodRaf1.pri, whole genome shotgun sequence nucleotide sequence GATTTGATTCCACTTCTCTCTGGAAAATAGCTCTTGTGCTGTGAAATGGTTGAGAAGAACTTCTTTAGTTTGAAAGTGGCTGTTTAATGATGATTGTGTAATTCAGGCAAGCTATCAGCTCCGTGTGATGACCAGCGAATGCTTTTACAACAATTGTGTATTCTccctaaaagaaagaaaatgagttGATTTGTAATTGTGAAAAGTGCTTATATTGTGCATTCTTAAGTCCCAGCAATTTCATTGGAGCTGAGGGCTAGTTTAGAACTATCTGCTGAAGTTGCCTCAAGTTGATATTTCAGGGGATTCCAGAATAGTGAGTCAGTTGTCCAATGCGTCAACAAGCATTTGTATTATTACTTACTGGTTTCTGTCTTTTTGAAAAATTTCCCAGAATGTTAGGTAACACAGCATTGACATATCAGAATATTCATAAAAGTGATTGCACACAATATAGTCCTTGGCAAGTTAAACCAAGCCCTGTGTGTATTCATCTGCACATGTGACACTCCCAGATAAGCAAACTGTTCATTCATGTCAATGGAAGGCAGCCTCCATCCTCAAAAGGATGGGCTCGCCAGCAAGCCAACAGTTGTTCCTGTAATCTGAAGCAGAAAGCTATTCAAGAAGTTGATGCATGCCATACTGCATGCTGTGATCTGTTTGCAAGTCATGGCAAGACATAGTctaaaataaactatggtttactgtgaacaaACCATAGTGCTGATGCATGCTGATTAATTGTACTCACTTCCCTCCTCCCTTGGGAATAAACCATGGAGTTATGTGTGACCCACAGCTTGTGATTtcttaaacaaaacacaaattgtAAGCTAAGAACAAAGCTTGGTTTCCATTTATGGTTTATCTGGAGAGGAACAAACCATGAGCACTGCTAAATGTTGTCcactcacaaaaataatagcagaattgaattcctcacacccaaaaacatattttaaagatctctcatggaagaaatttgcaaaaattaagtttcacacCATAAAATGACACACCCTATACATAACACCAAGTTAGCCACTCCATTCAAGAGAGAGGctctcctggtgccttcattacatatcttctcccagacctttggctcTAATGAGTCAAATCTATGGCCTTTTGAAGTTGGGAGGGcaatattgttttgtttgttactatgctatttattcttatatttttatattgtaaaccgccctgtgatcctcagataaaggatggtatagaaatttaaataataataataataataataataataataataataataataatacataatactTATGTATTCAGTTTTGTTCCATAAATTACCTCTTCATAGGTTGGCTGTCTACCACTGATTCTCACAGTTGTGTTTATTGTCTCTGCAGAAGAACAATCATCAAGAACTTGAGTATGACAAAAACAACATTATCCCATTAttctttcatttcacttttaatttgtatacttccTTTCTATATACACAATGTGATTTACAAGctgaaaaaaaatacaattatacAAATACTGTATCTGCATCTTAAGAAGTTTACACATTTCTTCAGTGGGTGGGATTTCTAGAACAAATGTAGAGGTGTAGCATCTAATAGAGGAACCTCAGAAGTGAGATTTATAGaaaactgacagaaagtaccaccttgtttcAGAACCTAAGTTTTAAGGCCTAAACTGTAACACCTCTACAATTTGGTTTAAGGAACTGAAGTAAATATAAGCTGCATGTTTTCCATCTTGTTTAGAAACACTGAATTTAATATATAAATTTACTGTTTCTTGAAAGAATCCTGTCTCCTGACGCCTCTTCAGTTTTACCCTTTTTTGTTGTGGAGGAAAAAATCTGTTTAACTTCCCTAAGTCTCCCAAGTCCCAGAGTTTCCTTTCCAAAAGCAAAAATAGCCAGTAGTGAGAGGGGCCACGTCTCAACTTTCCAGAGGCCAGTTGCTATGGTATTAATGGCATCCCACGTGAACTGAAAATGTGCCCTAGCACAGCGCTGTGGGTGCATGTTTGCTAACATGGAACTGTCCTTGTACATAGAAATTAGTGCAATACTGATTTAGCCCTATGGAAGTCATTGATGGAAGAGTAAGGCCTGTATGAGGGAGAGGTTGCCTTACACTGAATCAAAACATTGACCGctttagctcagtattgactCACTGACtgtagttctccagggtttcagacagaagaacctcccagccatacctggagatgccaggaattgaacatggGCCCTTCTgtgggcaaagcagatgctcaacagCTAAACTATGTCCTTTCCCCACTTTACCACTGACTATATCATTAGTTTAGCCTGGTAGCAAAGACTTAAAAGTCACAACTGTTGTTCTGCTATGATCCTGCTAGATTTAGAAAAGTgtgatggaggggggaaagtgatgGCCCCATGTGAGATCTACTCTTGTCCCTGTAAGGTTTTGCTTGTGTTCTGCATGTGTCCCAGTTTTTGGACACACAACTGTCCAAGTACctttagcaaataaataaacaggagACTTAGCTTGAAATCCTGCACATGTTTTTCTAAGAGCAAATGCAGATCCTATGTGTCAGCTAAAGGTGCCATAAGGTACTCTTACCTCCCTTCAGAGCTCCACAAAATGTATAGCCATCATCCACACCTTCGCAAAGGGTACCTTTCCATTTTACGGATTCAAATCCTTTAGACCATATGTTTACGTGTGCTCtcaaaatggttaaatcagcCCCTATAAAAATTAACACAATAAAGCATTTTACATGGCAACGATTTCAATTACAATCTTGACAACATTCAATGGCTTTCTCAGGGAAGGCAAAAATACACTTGTGATCTAGAACACTTTCTGAGCTCATTCAAATCCAAAGGAATTTTTGCAATGTATTTTGTGTAATAATCTAGATGAATGAGACATGAATTGTAGACTATTATCCTCATACTTCCACCTCTTCACACACACAGCTTGGAACAGATAAAAGCTTCATTCTCCCATTGTGTAATTGTTTCCCATATTCCCTTTTCAGTAGAAAACACAGGATTGAAAATTCACTAAGGATACCTGGCTCTCAGAAGCATTAGCAAATATAAAATGTCCAGAAAACAACAAAAGGTTGCTTTGCTTGCAGTATTACAGAGAacctctaaacaaacaaacaaaataagaaTACATCCAGGGTAAATTATGTGAAATGTATGGACAAACCAATGGAAGTGGGATTGGCTCTCCTTCCCACCTCCACATGATGATAAAATCTTCTCTAAAAGCCTAAGGACAAAATGGCTTCATTTGTGAGTTGATTTTCAACATCTGCTTTCTGTCCTTGAGCAGCTGTGATAAACTTCTTCTTCTGTCCAAGTTTTAACAGCATCCCTTCTGGAGTTCTATGGAATAGGTTGTATCACTAGTGCAAGGCAGGGCACGTGATTTTCACTAATACACCCTGCCTCACCTTAGCACCCCTTCCCAAAAAAGTGTTTCTGGAGATCGGGAGACACACCCCTCCCAAGCAGTATGGGATATGGCAATCAgatccccaccccaccttccTGGAAAAACCTCCCTTAAGCACAAAGCCACCAGTTAATACAGCCCAGCAATGAATAAAACTTTCAGGTTGAAGTGCATCTCGTAGTAATGTAAAGCAATGAGCTTGGTGTTACTTGAAATAGGAATATATCTTACTTGGAATCCAGAAAAGAGTTCCCCGCCATTTTCTATTACCCTTTAGTGTACA carries:
- the LY96 gene encoding lymphocyte antigen 96 isoform X1, with product MAYRHRNMFLLVMILSVCGFTVAEDRHLLCSSDDVDILYSNCSRGLPTKDFSFTVEPCTLKGNRKWRGTLFWIPRADLTILRAHVNIWSKGFESVKWKGTLCEGVDDGYTFCGALKGETINTTVRISGRQPTYEEGEYTIVVKAFAGHHTELIACLNYTIIIKQPLSN
- the LY96 gene encoding lymphocyte antigen 96 isoform X2 translates to MAYRHRNMFLLVMILSVCGFTVAEDRHLLCSSDDVDILYSNCSRGLPTKDFSFTVEPCTLKGNRKWRGTLFWIPRADLTILRAHVNIWSKGFESVKWKGTLCEGVDDGYTFCGALKGGRIHNCCKSIRWSSHGADSLPELHNHH